The sequence CGAACAGAATGGCGCTGTACAAACTGGTGGATCGCCGTTGGGCTGTGTTTTATCCTCCTCACTTCCGCTGTTATTTAGTGTGACGGCAGCGCCTTTCTTATAATCAAAACATGTAGGATTTGCATGTGCCAATGCAATATGATGAGTGCGCTCTAGATTACATACCAATAGACGAATCCTTGATTCGACTAAGCCACACCACTCCAACTGATCGTCACTGGTTTGCGATGTAACCAAAACCGCTATAAAGTGGCGGTATCTTAAAAGGAGTACAGAGAAAAGTGATGTCatttataagtgaaaataatacttagttaaatataatataaatattcgtACTTATAAAAGAAGCTGGGCGCTTCGAAGAGTCGATCCCATGAAGCGCGACCATTCATAATCTCTTCTACGATAATCTTTCCTCTGCTGAACTCAttcagtaaaactttttttgttgattccgaCACATTAAAGGTTGAGTTCTGTTGTGGATATGCCGGCGTTATAATGGGCATTAGATGGTACCTATCCGCACCGTTAACACGTGGATCCCAAACCTTAGAGAAATAAGTAATTAGCAATTGTTTAGCGATATGCAATTGTTTGCGGTTTGCGCTTATTCATAATACTTACCGGAAATCGCAAATCAACATCGACAGGTCGTTTAAGCAGTACGGGTTTTGGCCACTTCCAGAGAGACaggatcaaaaaaaatttgtgtatgaGAGTAGAAGGTGTTGCATTTGGATACAATTGGCAAGTGCGCGCCACTAACATCGCCCACGTCACACCACCAAAGTAGCCCAAAGAATTGGAGTAAACTCCGTGTTCTGCAATTtcagaaacaaacaaaacattataatattgtaattatgtaacgtctcagaaatttttaaacttttatacttACTTTTCGCCCACAATTTGATGGAGCGCAACGTTAATCGGAAATTCTCCACATTCGGCACCAGCCCCAATATTTCGTCTGTCACACGACAGCCATTCAAACTGCGCACCGAAAATTGATCCAAATTCTTAAGCAGATAATCATCGCTTAGATCAAGATCGTCGGGTATCTCTTTCAGTGATAGACGCGCAAATaccaaatcaatttcaattccatcaaatttcatttttatgactGGCACGAAGGCTTCTTCCACTGAACGACATTCGGTCACTTCGGATTGGTTTTTTAGTAACTCAAAAAAGGACGTAAAAAATTCAGTGCGTTCTATGTTGCGTGGTGCGACAAAGAGGGCGTCAATATCAGCGCCCTTATGATGTACACCCAAACGATATGAACCGAAAGTGTAAACTTTCGCACCGAGCTTTTCGGCAACTGCCTCTGGCACATTCTTTGCCATTGATGCAACTTTAACCCATTGTTTGGCAAGCGTATTAAGTTTAGCCAAAATCTGCACACGACGATTAAGCTCATTTTGATTCTCAAACACCTTAAATGGCTGTAATGCTTTGCATAATGCCTCTGTTCTTTGCAGTTCTTCAATAGTAGGCTTATCCCAGCTGATGGCGGATGTCAAGCCCATCTGTTTGGCGCGCTGCTGCTGTTCCGGATGCGATGCACTATTTCcgtttttgaaattataatcTGCAAAGCGCAGCCAATCCTTTGCTGAGTTGGCGACAACATTCTGTGAATGCGAACTTGAGTTCGAGAAGAAAGCGCTAGAAAAAATAAGAGAAGCGAGTTTAGTTAACATTTCCAACTAAGGTAGCTATATggcatttgtaaaaaatatatatttaccttcTATCTGCCAATGGTTTTCGGCAAGAAATCATTCTTACTTAgttatgcaattttatttttaaacaaatttttaattttattttgaaacaaattttttgagcactGAAACACTGTGAAATGTTGCATTTGCTAGTCAACCGCGTTATGACTCTAAAAGGTGTGTAAGATCCGCTTTTATGCACTGCAGAAGGGCTTAACTTGCACCACATGTGGAATTTCCACCTACCTGTTGTTGCGGGTGCACAATTAATAGCACCGTTACCTTTTGCCTGCGCTACCTTGCCTGCGAtccttttttattgttaagaatTTACGTAATAGCGAAAGAGATTATTTTCAGCGATGAGACACTTAAAAATCCCGAATCCTTTTCTTTGTTCAATTAAGGACGAAACTGTAACTCAGCCATTTACTTTTCAAACCAGTCTTTTGTGTGTggtcaaacacatacatacatatgtgtgtatgtgtagacTACGCGCTTTTCGTTTCATTAAAAACCATCATTAAAAATCAGACtcatagaaatttaatttgctttgcctttatttatttgtttacatgtGGACCCcattttctagaaattttggGTGTGTCTATTcgtagaaatatttaaaactaggAAATACCAAACGTACGTTGCTACGCCCTAAACAATaaacagtttgaaattttaatttgttgttcAATGCTTATGCCAATATAATTTTTACCgggttttgcaatttttcagagCAAATTAATgctaaaatacaaggtggccaTCCGAAAAGTAGAGCACTTAGGCctttattatgagcaacattcgatcttcgactgtagtcgaaagtgctgatcgaacgaattttcatttggtattatggtgctcattcgttgaagaataggactattgtgaatttcgatcgctcgacgcatttacaatagataatttttctcagctgatacagcaaatcaaaataaaagaaaaaccgattgtgttgaaattctttgctaacaacatttttaaaagttaaaaaaagtattttttgtgaaaatgagtacaacggagttgtggttcgacgattcatcggacgatgaaagattagtgaactagctagaagtagaaaaccgttgaggggcgcatccaactccctagaaatggcttccactgagtaagtttagaattttcaaaatgtgttgacgtacttaatattacagaaatttccttacagatttttatagaactttagattatctaaagaggcgtttatgaacctactgtccagtacagaaaaccagttgcagcagtgcacccgagccaaatccattccaaatatgttaaagctagccacagttctgcgattttgtgctcagggatcgtaccaattgagtattggtaatgaaggtatgctaggacttgctcaacccgctgtgtacgatgatgctgaagattttgaagtggagtcaaataacggagaagtagaaaacataagaaatgaaattttgagaatattatagaaaaatttaaaaagtattaaatagaaacctttacgccacagtttctgttttatttttgttacaaattttctttattcaattattcgtcattcgaaaaaaatatgtatttcagttcctctacgtatttcagctcACACctaccaagggaaaataaaaatgtatttctataaacatcacaaaaaaaaaccagctccgttgtaaattcctaccattttttttgctgcttgaactttggtgcaaatcccgtttgcgaattgtggattcgcctttctaattgttgtttggtactcacgactttcgacctgcataaaattaacaaaattcttcttcttcttaattggcgcgataaccgcttacgcgattttggccgagtttaacaaagcgcgccagtcgtttctttctcgtgctaaccggcgccaattggacacaccaagtgaagccaagtccttctccacctgatctttccaacgcagaggaggccttcctcttcctctactaccaccagctggtaccgcatcgaatactttcaaagccggagcgtttgtatccattcggacgacatgacccagccaacgaagccgctggatctttattcgctgcgctatgtctatgtcgtcgtaaagctcatacagctcatcgttccatcgtctgcgatattcgccgttgccaacgtgcaaaggtccaaaaatcttacgcagaatctttctctccaaCACTGCaaccgtcgcttcatcggatgttgtcatcgtccaagcttctgcgccatacgttaggatgggcatgatgagagtcttgtagagtgttagttttgttcgtcgagagaggactttactgctcaggtgcctacttagtccaaagtagcacttgttggcaagagagattctacgttgaatttcaaggctgacattgttatcggtgttaatgctggttcctaaataaacgaagtattttacaacctcgaaattataactgtctacagtgacgtgagtgccgatacgcgagtgcgccgactgtttgtttgaagacaggaggtacttcgttttgtcctcgttcaccaccaaacccattcgctttgcttctttatccagtttggagaaggcagaactcacagcgcggttgttaaggccgatgatgtcaatatcatcggcatacgccaacaattgtacgctcttataaaatattgtgcctgagcgattaagttctgcggctcgtacgatgctctccaacatcaggttaaagaagtcacacgacagcgagtcaccctgtctgaaacctcgtttggtatcaaacggctcggagaggtccttcccaattctgacggtgctgctggtattgagcaacgtcatcttacacagccgtattagttttgcagggataccaaattcagacatagcggcatacaggtaactcctttccgtactgtcgaatgcagctttgaagtcgacgaaaagatggtgtgtgtcgattctcctttcatgggtcttttccaagatttggcgtattgtgaatatttggtcgatggtagactttccaggtctgaagccacattgataaggtccaatcagttggttgacggtgggcttcagcctttcacacaatacgctcgctaggaccttgtaggcgatatttagaacactaatcccgcggtaattggcacaaattgcaggatcgcccttcttatggattgggcagagcacacttaaattccaatcagcaggcatgctttcatccgaccatattttgcataggagctgatgcatgcaccttcccagctcctcgccgccatgtttgaatagctcagccggcagtccgtcggcgcccgcggctttgttgttctttagccgtgatattgctattctcacctcgtcatggtcgggtaacggaacgacaattccgtcgtcaacgattggggtatcgggatcttcacattctctatgacatgcgcagctgtccccgtttaacaggttcgagaagtgttcaatccataatttaagattgctctgtacgtcagtcaccagatcgccgtctttgttcttacaggaaaacgccccggtcttaaaaccttctgtaagccgccgaactttctggtagaattttcgggcgtgttcctattggccagcatctcaagctcctcgcactcacgtatttcggcctctcgtttcttctgtcggataatacgtctctcttcctttttcagctctctgtagcgatcccacatggctcgcgttgcgcccgatcgcagcgtggctctataggcaacatcctttctttctgcggcagcatgacattcctcgtcgtaccaattttttttcctacTTGACCTGACAGCAAAGTAGGTAAGCAGAAGAGTACTCGTTACTTTCAAATCTCGCTTTTGTAGATAGTCAAAAATGTCGGAGCTGCACTCAATCACATAGACAGCACGGCTTCAATCTATACTGAGTTCCGGCATATCGTGATGATGCTTTGAAAAATCAAGAATCTCAAGTGGGACGATAACGGATGGGGCAGAGTTTAAGGAATCGAATCacgcaaattttattatttctttagcaAAAGGCGTTTAAAAAACAATGCAGGTATTAAGCTAGAAGCTCTCAGGAATAGACTGATGTTATTAGTTAACTTTACGTTCAATCAAAGCTAACAAATAGGTACACATTTGCTTTACTTAGTTGGTATATTTTCCAATCAAACattaaaatgtttacttaacatactaattatttaataatagaaCTGCTTATTTAACGGATTCGGGAAATATTGGCAACAAgacacgcatagaccttttggtccctagcgaagatggagaccgacctctatgaataccgacagtagacatcatgtaggatgtcatggcgaatctaagcagcgctgggagatccgcttttgagacgtcctccagaccctcaaacaatggggctccaaGGCATTTTAaaggcgtttttaataatgccggacaaatgcacagaaggtgttctaaagtttcctcaacatcctctctgaatTTCCTGcctttgtccgtgttagcaatccctatcttgtacgcatgtgcagtcaaaagattatgacctgttagcatacctatggtagttctgcagtcctttcgcgagagcgtaagtacgaattgagtcagttttttgtcgttagttctacacatgacttttgctgttttgcatgtggtcagattagtccacctagcttccactcgccttttcatgtagtcgtccattttgtttttattttttttttttttttattacaaacatagatacaatataaaatacataacaatGTTTGTTGGCACTGCAACTAGTTACAGATAAACTAACGAGCAGTACAATTTtggtaacataaataaaattttgtgaagaGATTTTCATAGTCCCTTCCTTAAGTTAACAGCCATCATGCCAGATCATGTGGTTTAATTCGATGCAGTCGTCGAGTTAGGCCTGAGGTGTTGAGCAGATTGCTAGCTTCCTCGTTCACGTGCCTTTGAAGCCTATGGGAGtgggcttctgcttgttttttaatttcttcagcgaCCGTAGGGATATTGAGGTCACGATGAATATCCTTATTGCGAACGAACCAAGGTGCGTTGAGAATATCTCGAAGGATTTTATTCTGGAGTCgttgaagtatatttatattactttgactGGCGCAACCCCATAATTGCGCGCCATAGGACcacactggttttataatttgtttatatatcgctattttgttatatatggataGCTTTGATCTTCGTCCAATTAGCCATTTAATTTGTATTACCTTCAGATGGATTTCATGCCGTTTAAGTTTTATATGCTCCTTCCATCGAAGCTTAGCATCAAGCGTCATGCCAAGGTATTTTGCAGTGTTTGCATGTGGTATTGCGGCACCTAGCAGCATTATTGGATAAtgattcacttttttgttggtgaAGTTTACATGTATTGACTTGGtattgttcaattttatgcGCCAAGTTTTCGTCCATTCTTCAATAGCGTTTGTTGCAATTTGAAGTTTGGTTGCAGCTTCTTCAGCACTTTTTCCAATTGCTAGGATGGCAGTGTCGTCGGCGAAAGTGGCGATCAAGCTATTCGAGGGTATCGGCAAGTCTCTGGTGTATAAAAGGTATAAGAGCGGACCAAGAATGCTTCCTTGCGGCACACCAGCATTTATTTCTTCAAGGTCAGAGTATTCATTTCCTTGTTTAACGCGAAAGTAGCGTTCACTCAGATACGACTTTAGGAGGGCGCAAAAACCGCTTGGAAGGCAGGTATTTAGTTTGTTATTTAAACCGTCATGCCAAACCTTGTCGAAAGCTTGTGCGACGTCCAAGAATACTGCTGAACACACGTTATTCTGTTCAAAAGAGTTTTCAATTTCGGCTGTGATTCTATGCACCTGATCGATGGTTGAGTGCTTACACCGAAAGCCAAATTGATGCGAAGGTAACAAATCTTTAGAGTCGATAATTGGCGTCAACCGATTGAGGATGAGCTTTTCAAATAGCTTACCAATTTGAGGCAGCAACGAGATTGGTCTGTACGAGGAAACAAGATGTAGATCTTTTCCCGGTTTCGGAATCATTATCATTTCCGCAACTTTCAACAGGGTTGGAACATAGTGAAGCTGAATTGAATGATTAAATAACTTTACTAATTTAACCAAACTTATGTagggtaacttttttaaaacctcagctgtaattaaatcgaatccgggcgcttttttatcttttagttgttttatttcCCTTTTGAGTTCTTTTATAGTAATGAATGAAATAGGAGTGTTTTCATCTACAGTATGAGTATATAAATTGTCAGATTGATTTTCGTTGGGTTGGAAAGTTTCTGTTAAGTGTTTTGCAAAAGCTACTGCCTTGTCTTTGTCACTTTTTGCCCATGTATTATTATCTCTTTTGATTGGAGGAACATGACAATTTggtcttttcaaatatttagtacACTTCCAAAGTGAGTAGTCACCTTTTTTATCAGATCTCAAGC is a genomic window of Anastrepha ludens isolate Willacy chromosome 6, idAnaLude1.1, whole genome shotgun sequence containing:
- the LOC128867205 gene encoding poly(A) polymerase type 3-like, giving the protein MISCRKPLADRSAFFSNSSSHSQNVVANSAKDWLRFADYNFKNGNSASHPEQQQRAKQMGLTSAISWDKPTIEELQRTEALCKALQPFKVFENQNELNRRVQILAKLNTLAKQWVKVASMAKNVPEAVAEKLGAKVYTFGSYRLGVHHKGADIDALFVAPRNIERTEFFTSFFELLKNQSEVTECRSVEEAFVPVIKMKFDGIEIDLVFARLSLKEIPDDLDLSDDYLLKNLDQFSVRSLNGCRVTDEILGLVPNVENFRLTLRSIKLWAKKHGVYSNSLGYFGGVTWAMLVARTCQLYPNATPSTLIHKFFLILSLWKWPKPVLLKRPVDVDLRFPVWDPRVNGADRYHLMPIITPAYPQQNSTFNVSESTKKVLLNEFSRGKIIVEEIMNGRASWDRLFEAPSFFYKYRHFIAVLVTSQTSDDQLEWCGLVESRIRLLVCNLERTHHIALAHANPTCFDYKKGAAVTLNNSGSEEDKTQPNGDPPVCTAPFCSMWFIGLEFERTENLNVDLTQTIKYFVESVIMHAIKIQMFRDGMNIDAQYVKRKSLSQYLDTDLLKRERRSMQQESSFNNSISANCKRLLTDLSTQKEPAAKRARLSESTSSED